The Kribbella sp. HUAS MG21 genome includes the window GCTCTTCGACGCGTTGTCCGGGCAGCATCAGTTGACATCGCTCGAAGTCAAGTGGGGCGACTACAACGACCTGTCCGCGCTCAGCGGCATGCCCCACCTGCGCACGCTGCGCCTCGCCGGCGCCTCAAAGGTCGAGAACCTGGCTCACCTCGCCGCTCTCCAACACGTGGAAACCCTCCAGGTCGACGGCCTGCAGGGACTCGTCGACGCCAGCCCGCTCGGCCGAATGCGAGCAGTGAAAGACCTGGAACTCGGCGGAGACTGGATGACTCCACGAAACGTCCGCGTCCAGTCGCTCTCGTTTCTCGCCCAGATGCCCCAACTCGAGCGTCTCCTGGCCCACACCCTGATCGTCGACGACCTGGACTACACGCCACTGCTGTCACTACCGAACCTCAAGAAGGTGCGCGTCATGGCAACCCGAGGCATGACACCGCCGTACGAGCAACTCGTCCACCGCCTACCGTGGGACAGCTGACACCCAACCGCCGCACGGCCCAGCGGTCTTGCGCCGACGCGGTCGAACACCAGCGGTGCTACAGGCACATGCAGGCGGGGTACTGCGGCATGGTGCAGACCGGAGTACTGCGCAAGAGGGCCAGGCCGAGGTACTACGGGGAAGAACGCGTCGAGGCTGGGAGAGGGGTACAGCGGAGAGGAGGCTGGCGGGTGCTGCGGACGGTGGCGGCTGGGGTGCTGTGGGGAGAAGCGCGGGGCGCTGCGAGACGATGCAGGCAGTGGGTACTGCGGCAGGTGCAGGTCGAGATACTGCGGGGTCCTGCCCCGGTGGTCGTCTTACGGGGTGCTAAGCCCTGCTCGTACGTCGCCGTCCTGCCCGGCGCACACCAAACCGCCTGCAAGTGCGCGGCTGGCGGATGTGCAACTGGCTAGGCGACGAGTGACGGTGGTCAAAGGACGTGACCGCCGCGGAACGGCCCCGCCCGCACGACCATCAATCCGCCCTGCTCCACGGCGCGACATATCTGGGCGTGGTGATGCGAGCAACTTCACGCAACATCGCTGACAGGCAACAATGGGTAACCGCAGACTCGACAGGGCAGGGTAGCGCAACGACCGAAGCAGGGGAGTCAACATGAACGCTGGTAGCAGGCGACCCGGAGTCTCACCCGACCAACTCGCCCACGCTCTACAAGACCGACCGTGGAAGCTGGGTCGTGCAGGGCTGGGTCGTGAACGACCCGGACGCGCTCGCGACGCTCAATCTCCCAGACGGTGAGACCGCCGTCGAGATCCCGGACCGCATGATCCAGTTCTTCAAGTAGGACCCCGTGGAAGAGATCACCAACGACGACTTCCAAGAGCTGCTGAAGACGTTCAAGCGCAGCTCGATCCATCTGGAGACCCGCGACGCGTATGGCACCGAGGTCGAGTTACCGCACATGGCGAAGTGGGCAGCAGGTGAACCGGACGACCTCGAATGGCTCCAGGACTGGTGCAACACCGTACGGCGACACGTGGCAGCCGGGCGGACGATCAAGCGCGCCCGGATCGTGCCCGAACCGCTCAGCGACTATCAGCGCTGGACGCTCACCATCGCGAAGCCGATCGTCGAGGCCGGCGAGGACGAGCGGTTCATCCCGCGGAGGCAGGTGTCCGAACTGTGCTTCCCCGGCAACGACTACTACGTTCTCGATGACGAACGAGTCGTCTTCCTGCACTACTCCGGCGCAGGACTGAACAACGCTCTGACGACCACCACGAATCCGGCCACTGTCGAGATGTGCCGCAAGGCATTCGAACAGGTCTGGCCGCTGGCGATTCCGTTCAGTGAGTACAAACCCGAATAGCGCAGCTCGGAAGGTCCAAGAAGCCCTAGGACTACGCCTTCGGAACCTGCGCAAAGATGCCGGTTGGCACTTCACGCGCATCAGCAAGCTCGAACACGGCGTCCAGGCACCCACCGACCAGGACATCCGGATGTGGTGCCAGGTGTGCGGCGCTGACGACCAAGCCCCGGATCTGATCGCACAGGCAAGGGCGATCGAGTCGATGTACGTCGAGTTCCGTCGACGCGCCCGCTCCGGCGTGAAGCAACTCATGCTCGCCTTCCAGCAGACCTACGAGAGCGCCGAGCAGTTCAGGATCTACGAGCACAACGTGATTCCCGGACTGTTCCAGACCGCCGACTACATCCGCGCCATGCTGTCGTTCTGGGCACGCTTCCTCAACACCGACAACGACGTAGACGAAGCTGTCGCAGCACGGCTGCAACGCCAATCCATCATCTACGAGAGCAAGCGGAGATTCGCAGTCGTCCTGGAGGAGAACGCGCTTCGCACCTGGTTCGGCAACGCCGAGACAATGGCAGGTCAGCTCGACCGCCTGCTGACCGTGATGACCCTGCCCAACGTCGCCCTGGGAATCGTGCCGGCGATGATCGAGCGCGAGGCAGTCAGCACAACAGGGTTCTGGATCTTCGACGACAAGCTCGTGGCCTTGGAGACCCCCTCCGCCAGCATCGAGGTGACGCAACCCCAGGAGATCGCGCTCTACGAAACCATGGTCAACCTCTTGAGGCGCTCCGCCCTGTATGGGCCAGACGCACGCGCGCTCATCATCCGCGTGCAAGAAGAACTGGCCCGAAGCAACTAACCGCAACTGTCTAGCGCCGGCATCCCGCGAGTTCTTAGCGTCCAGGTATGACAGCGGGAACAGCTCATCCTTTCGCGGTGGAATGGGGCGGAGAACCGACCGAACCAAAGCCGAGCGGCCTGGATTGGCCCACACTGCGACCTTCGGAACGCTGCGATGGCAAGAACCCGATGACCGGCCATGCCTGCATCAAGGGCCATCACAAGGGCTACCACCGCGACGCCACCGGAGCCGAGTGGCTCGATGACTGACCATCGCCGCCGCGTCACACCTATACACGGTGGGGCGATGTTGACCCCTGCATCCGCGCTCGCCCCGCCCGCCAGCGGCCGATCCGGCTGTCGTCGCACCGCGCCTCGGAGCGGTATCTGGTGGATGATCGTCACATGCGTGCAGAGCGACCCGAACCCGCAGTGTGGGTTTCAGCTGTAACGGGCGGCGTCCTATTCGGAGTGGCAATGGGCGCTTTCACCAAGCTCGACGGGTCGAGTTGGACT containing:
- a CDS encoding DUF6879 family protein codes for the protein MEEITNDDFQELLKTFKRSSIHLETRDAYGTEVELPHMAKWAAGEPDDLEWLQDWCNTVRRHVAAGRTIKRARIVPEPLSDYQRWTLTIAKPIVEAGEDERFIPRRQVSELCFPGNDYYVLDDERVVFLHYSGAGLNNALTTTTNPATVEMCRKAFEQVWPLAIPFSEYKPE
- a CDS encoding DUF5753 domain-containing protein; this translates as MSTNPNSAARKVQEALGLRLRNLRKDAGWHFTRISKLEHGVQAPTDQDIRMWCQVCGADDQAPDLIAQARAIESMYVEFRRRARSGVKQLMLAFQQTYESAEQFRIYEHNVIPGLFQTADYIRAMLSFWARFLNTDNDVDEAVAARLQRQSIIYESKRRFAVVLEENALRTWFGNAETMAGQLDRLLTVMTLPNVALGIVPAMIEREAVSTTGFWIFDDKLVALETPSASIEVTQPQEIALYETMVNLLRRSALYGPDARALIIRVQEELARSN